Proteins co-encoded in one Streptomyces sp. SLBN-31 genomic window:
- a CDS encoding sensor histidine kinase has product MPAAPPPPPLVKRVSPAAWTALVWCASTLFTLLTTFRLPGETEPAQWPAAQLYRWDGLTFLALSTALALQGGRLLHRRPLLAVTLTILAGLFETSTLGVAELPMAQYLTTMVALYFVAAAHPRRTGLIALPLAVGTLILYLAVRMLRGWPAGTSAELAVALVTVIAWLLGNSAHESRAHAQRLGAEQAAQAVTAERLRIAREMHDTVAHSIGIIALQAGAAARVATAHPEAALTAMRAVESEGRRTLTGLRRMLVALRAADPGQGPDTAPAGLADVDRLAATTTAAGVRVEVRRLGEPCPLPPDIDLSAFRIIQESVTNVVRHAGTRACRVTVDFRDERELAVEITDDGLGRGSSADTGFGLVGMRERVALLHGEFTAAPRAEGGFRVAARLPLPAAVR; this is encoded by the coding sequence ATGCCCGCAGCCCCGCCTCCGCCGCCCCTGGTCAAACGCGTCTCACCGGCCGCGTGGACCGCGCTCGTGTGGTGCGCGAGCACGCTGTTCACCCTGCTGACGACCTTCCGGCTGCCCGGCGAGACGGAGCCCGCGCAGTGGCCGGCGGCCCAGCTCTACCGCTGGGACGGGCTGACCTTCCTGGCACTGTCGACCGCGCTGGCCCTCCAGGGCGGCCGGCTGCTGCACCGCAGGCCGCTGCTCGCCGTCACTCTGACGATCCTCGCCGGTCTCTTCGAGACGAGCACTCTGGGCGTCGCCGAGCTGCCGATGGCCCAGTACCTCACCACCATGGTGGCGCTGTACTTCGTCGCGGCCGCCCATCCGCGGCGCACCGGGCTCATAGCCCTGCCCCTGGCGGTCGGCACCCTCATCCTCTACCTCGCCGTACGGATGCTGCGCGGCTGGCCCGCCGGCACCTCCGCCGAACTGGCCGTCGCCCTGGTCACCGTGATCGCCTGGCTGCTGGGCAACTCCGCGCACGAGTCCCGCGCGCACGCCCAGCGCCTCGGCGCCGAGCAGGCCGCCCAGGCGGTCACCGCCGAACGCCTGCGCATAGCACGGGAGATGCACGACACGGTCGCCCACAGCATCGGCATCATCGCCCTCCAGGCGGGCGCGGCAGCCCGGGTGGCGACCGCGCACCCCGAGGCCGCCCTGACGGCGATGCGGGCGGTGGAGAGCGAGGGACGCCGGACGCTCACGGGACTGCGCCGGATGCTGGTCGCCCTGCGGGCCGCCGACCCCGGACAGGGCCCGGACACCGCCCCGGCGGGCCTGGCCGACGTCGACCGGCTGGCGGCCACGACGACCGCCGCGGGCGTGCGGGTGGAGGTGCGCCGGCTGGGCGAGCCGTGTCCGCTGCCGCCCGACATCGACCTGTCGGCGTTCCGGATCATCCAGGAGTCCGTCACCAACGTCGTACGGCACGCCGGCACCCGCGCGTGCCGGGTCACCGTCGACTTCCGCGACGAGCGGGAACTCGCCGTGGAGATCACGGACGACGGCCTGGGGCGGGGCAGCTCGGCCGACACCGGCTTCGGCCTGGTCGGCATGCGCGAGCGAGTCGCCCTGCTGCACGGCGAGTTCACGGCCGCGCCGCGCGCCGAGGGCGGCTTCCGCGTGGCCGCCCGGCTTCCGCTGCCGGCGGCCGTCCGATGA
- the bla gene encoding class A beta-lactamase: MAGTATVTALLTSAPAHATTGRLTELEREHGARLGVFARNLRTRHTVSHRADERFPICSVFKTLAAAAVLRDLDRHGEVLSRRIHYTRDDLVDGAPVTGTDEHLAHGMTIAELCDAAVRYSDNSAGNFLLRELGGPTAITRFARSLGDPVTRLDRWEPELNSAEPGRRTDTTSPRAIGRTNARLLLGDALNRTDRALLTHWLLNNTTGGARIRAGVPGTWTVAEKTGSGAYGTTNDVGVARTPDGAPIVLSVLSTRTDRDAAWDNTLIASTAGVVADALS; this comes from the coding sequence ATGGCCGGCACCGCCACCGTCACCGCGCTCCTGACGAGCGCCCCCGCCCACGCCACCACAGGCCGACTGACCGAACTGGAGCGGGAACACGGCGCCCGCCTCGGTGTCTTCGCGCGCAACCTGCGCACCCGGCACACCGTCTCGCACCGCGCCGACGAGCGCTTCCCGATCTGTTCGGTGTTCAAGACCCTGGCCGCCGCGGCCGTCCTGCGCGACCTGGACCGGCACGGCGAGGTGCTCTCCCGGCGCATCCACTACACCCGGGACGACCTCGTGGACGGCGCCCCCGTCACCGGCACGGACGAGCATCTGGCGCACGGCATGACGATCGCCGAGCTGTGCGACGCGGCCGTCCGCTACAGCGACAACTCCGCCGGCAACTTCCTGCTGCGCGAGCTGGGCGGCCCCACCGCGATCACCCGCTTCGCCCGCTCGCTCGGCGACCCGGTCACCCGCCTGGACCGCTGGGAACCGGAGCTCAACTCGGCCGAACCGGGCCGCCGCACGGACACCACCAGCCCGCGCGCGATCGGCCGCACCAACGCCCGGCTGCTGCTGGGCGACGCCCTGAACCGCACCGACCGGGCGCTGCTCACGCACTGGCTGCTGAACAACACGACCGGCGGCGCGCGCATCCGCGCCGGGGTGCCCGGAACCTGGACGGTCGCCGAGAAGACGGGCTCCGGTGCGTACGGCACCACCAACGACGTGGGCGTGGCCCGGACGCCGGACGGCGCCCCGATCGTGCTGTCCGTCCTGTCCACCAGGACGGACCGGGACGCCGCGTGGGACAACACCCTCATCGCCTCGACGGCCGGCGTGGTGGCGGACGCCCTCAGCTAG
- a CDS encoding FadR/GntR family transcriptional regulator, which translates to MRRMSAQPRNPETGNSRIRRAVVQLILDRRLRPGAPLPTEAELMEDLGVSRNSVREALKALQALDIVEIRHGYGTYVGEASLTPLVDGLTFRTLARHDDDTGALAEILQVREVLEEGLIRRIAGSADEAELDALEAVVARMEKAVRSGRPFPELDRQFHELLYAPLGNPLVPQLLGAFWTVFRRVAAARGWTDDPRPEVTVRRHRDIVTALRARDAAGAQRAMEHHFRGIEARTLTR; encoded by the coding sequence ATGCGGCGCATGTCCGCGCAGCCCAGGAACCCGGAGACCGGCAACAGCCGCATCCGGCGCGCGGTCGTCCAGCTCATCCTCGACCGCAGGCTGCGGCCGGGCGCCCCGCTGCCCACGGAGGCCGAGCTGATGGAGGACCTCGGGGTCAGCCGCAACTCCGTGCGCGAGGCCCTCAAGGCCCTGCAGGCCCTCGACATCGTCGAGATCAGACACGGCTACGGCACCTACGTCGGCGAGGCCTCCCTCACCCCGCTCGTCGACGGGCTCACCTTCCGCACCCTCGCCCGGCACGACGACGACACCGGCGCCCTCGCCGAGATCCTCCAGGTGCGGGAGGTGCTGGAGGAGGGGCTGATCCGGCGCATCGCCGGCTCGGCCGACGAGGCGGAGCTGGACGCGCTGGAGGCGGTCGTGGCCCGGATGGAGAAGGCGGTCCGGTCCGGCCGACCCTTCCCCGAACTCGACCGCCAGTTCCACGAATTGCTCTACGCTCCGCTCGGGAACCCGCTCGTTCCCCAGCTCCTCGGCGCCTTCTGGACCGTCTTCCGCAGGGTGGCCGCGGCCCGCGGCTGGACGGACGACCCCCGGCCCGAGGTGACGGTCCGCCGGCACCGGGACATCGTGACGGCCCTGCGCGCGCGGGACGCCGCGGGCGCCCAGCGGGCCATGGAGCACCACTTCCGGGGCATCGAGGCCCGTACCCTGACCCGATGA
- a CDS encoding abortive phage infection protein: protein MEKTNGISRARFLAAAAAVSVTAASRPAAAGIRHGLRHRGVVYTVGEGETPGTAWSAARMRRDIRAVRDELHADTVDVTGDGVERLTATAAEAAERGLHVWLQPTLADAPEWDILEHLAECGRFAERLRRQGASVDFSVGCEFWLFVPGIVPGATVLERVENLRKGNVDPVRMQRRLDRFTARAAALGRSVFRGRLSYAAAQDDQVDWRLFDVVGIDYYSSIPHHADHVRELRRHLRWGKPLAITEFGCCTYDGAPQAGGMGWDVVDYDKGEIKGHLVRSEHTQAAYLTDLLGVFEAMGLYAAMAFEFVTPDAPHRADDPRKDLDMASYSITKTIKDRPDDPRSDWHWESKEAFHALARRYARCAH from the coding sequence ATGGAGAAGACGAACGGGATCAGCCGGGCGCGGTTCCTGGCGGCTGCGGCGGCCGTCTCGGTCACCGCCGCGAGCCGGCCGGCCGCGGCCGGCATACGTCACGGCCTGCGCCACCGGGGCGTCGTCTACACCGTCGGTGAGGGTGAGACGCCCGGCACGGCATGGAGCGCCGCCCGGATGCGCCGGGACATCCGCGCCGTCCGCGACGAACTGCACGCCGACACCGTCGACGTCACCGGCGACGGCGTCGAACGCCTCACCGCCACCGCCGCCGAGGCCGCCGAACGCGGACTGCACGTGTGGCTGCAGCCCACGCTCGCCGACGCCCCCGAGTGGGACATCCTGGAGCACCTTGCCGAGTGCGGCCGGTTCGCGGAGCGGCTGCGGCGGCAGGGCGCGAGCGTCGACTTCAGCGTGGGCTGCGAGTTCTGGCTGTTCGTGCCGGGCATCGTGCCCGGCGCGACGGTCCTGGAGCGGGTCGAGAACCTGCGGAAGGGCAACGTTGACCCCGTACGGATGCAGCGCCGCCTCGACCGCTTCACCGCGCGGGCGGCGGCCCTCGGCCGGTCCGTGTTCCGGGGCCGGCTGAGCTACGCCGCCGCCCAGGACGACCAGGTCGACTGGCGGCTCTTCGACGTCGTCGGCATCGACTACTACTCCTCCATCCCCCACCACGCCGACCACGTACGGGAGTTGCGGCGCCATCTCCGCTGGGGCAAGCCCCTCGCCATCACCGAGTTCGGGTGCTGCACCTACGACGGCGCGCCGCAGGCGGGTGGCATGGGCTGGGACGTCGTGGACTACGACAAGGGCGAGATCAAGGGCCACCTCGTGCGCAGCGAACACACCCAGGCCGCCTATCTGACGGACCTGTTGGGCGTATTCGAGGCCATGGGCCTGTACGCGGCGATGGCCTTCGAGTTCGTCACCCCGGACGCCCCGCACCGCGCCGACGACCCGCGCAAGGACCTCGACATGGCCAGTTACAGCATCACCAAGACCATCAAGGACCGCCCCGACGACCCCCGTTCGGACTGGCACTGGGAGTCGAAGGAGGCGTTCCACGCGCTGGCCCGCCGCTACGCGCGCTGCGCTCACTGA
- a CDS encoding ABC transporter ATP-binding protein, whose product MIEVEQLTKRYGPTTAVRELSFTVRPGHVTGFLGPNGAGKTTTLRMLLGLVEPTAGTATIGGHVFRRHPRGLRHVGALLDAHDVHGGRSARAHLHALARGNRIPRRRVEDVLAEVGLTGAAAGRRIGTYSLGMRQRLGIAAALLGDPPVLMFDEPLNGLDPEGVLWVRGLFRRLAREGRTVFVSSHLMSEMEHTAEELVVIGRGELIAAESLAEFAARGTAPTVTVRSPDSGALAAVLVKEGAQVDRRDDDTLQVRGAGAVRVGELAHEHRLLLWELTTQAASLETAFMELTADSVEYAAGETR is encoded by the coding sequence ATGATCGAAGTCGAGCAGCTCACCAAGCGCTACGGCCCCACGACCGCCGTACGCGAACTGTCCTTCACCGTCCGCCCCGGCCATGTCACCGGCTTCCTCGGCCCGAACGGCGCGGGCAAGACCACGACGCTGCGGATGCTGCTGGGACTCGTCGAGCCGACCGCCGGCACCGCGACCATCGGCGGTCACGTCTTCCGCCGCCACCCGCGCGGACTGCGCCACGTCGGCGCGCTCCTCGACGCGCACGACGTGCACGGCGGCCGCAGCGCGCGGGCGCATCTGCACGCGCTGGCCCGCGGCAACCGCATCCCGCGGCGGCGGGTGGAGGATGTGCTCGCCGAGGTCGGCCTGACCGGGGCGGCGGCCGGGCGCCGGATCGGCACCTACTCCCTCGGGATGAGGCAGCGGCTCGGCATCGCGGCCGCGTTGCTCGGCGACCCGCCGGTGCTGATGTTCGACGAGCCGCTCAACGGGCTCGATCCGGAGGGCGTGCTGTGGGTGCGGGGGCTGTTCCGCCGGCTCGCCCGCGAGGGGCGGACCGTGTTCGTCTCCAGTCACCTGATGTCCGAGATGGAGCACACCGCCGAGGAGCTCGTCGTCATCGGCCGGGGTGAGCTGATCGCCGCCGAGAGCCTGGCCGAGTTCGCCGCGCGCGGGACGGCGCCCACGGTGACGGTGCGCTCGCCGGACTCGGGCGCCCTGGCCGCCGTACTGGTGAAGGAAGGGGCGCAGGTGGACCGTCGCGACGACGACACCTTGCAGGTGCGGGGGGCCGGCGCGGTCCGGGTGGGTGAGCTGGCGCACGAACACCGTTTGCTGCTGTGGGAGTTGACGACGCAGGCCGCCTCGCTGGAGACGGCCTTCATGGAACTGACGGCCGACAGCGTCGAGTACGCGGCAGGAGAGACGCGATGA
- a CDS encoding ABC transporter substrate-binding protein, with protein sequence MHRRTFLKHTGALGAAAAVSASLSACSSGPESTNDTGGTGGKDRTLTAVIGYGNDGSWDPTQTASAFCMAANNHIYEGLLDTDPISREPYAALATEIPKDANATSWRFTLRAGAKFHDGKPVTADDVVFVFDRILDPKTQTLAKGFFASWLKEVRRIDGRTVELVLKFPFPDGLSRLTLAKVMPRHVFSKPGAWDKATAGLAIGSGPYRQTAHHPKSNTTFAAYPDYNGPRKPAFARMNWLTIVDAAPRVARISGSSAGAQISDNIPYANIEQLESNGLTVAGGAGMNNLFLMFNTAHKPFDDVRVRQALHYAIDTGKMIEVALKGHGKPSTSFLNEGNPAHRRAKTVYEHDPEKAKALLKAAGVSGLRINILAVNVSWILDCLPTIKASWDAIGVRTTLDPQETTAVFTKMDQKQDYQVVAAASNPNQFGLDADLIMHYNYGPTNLWMNYTRWADDAVARQLFRDMDRATREPDPARKKTMVQDYIDTVAEQAVLYPVVHNELMTAWDPRKLTGIRAQPYPGINLLRAKWA encoded by the coding sequence GTGCATCGCCGGACCTTCCTGAAGCACACCGGCGCGCTGGGTGCGGCCGCCGCCGTCTCCGCATCGCTGTCGGCCTGCTCCTCCGGGCCCGAGTCCACCAACGACACCGGCGGTACGGGCGGCAAGGACCGCACGCTGACCGCCGTCATCGGCTACGGCAACGACGGCTCCTGGGACCCCACCCAGACCGCGTCCGCCTTCTGCATGGCCGCCAACAACCACATCTACGAAGGCCTCCTCGACACCGACCCCATCTCCCGCGAGCCGTACGCGGCGCTGGCGACCGAGATCCCGAAGGACGCGAACGCCACGTCGTGGAGGTTCACGCTGCGGGCCGGGGCGAAGTTCCACGACGGCAAGCCGGTCACCGCGGACGACGTCGTGTTCGTCTTCGACCGCATCCTCGACCCGAAGACGCAGACCCTCGCCAAGGGCTTCTTCGCGAGCTGGCTGAAGGAGGTCCGCAGGATCGACGGGCGGACCGTCGAGCTGGTGCTCAAGTTCCCCTTCCCCGACGGACTTTCCCGGCTGACTCTGGCGAAGGTCATGCCGAGGCACGTCTTCTCGAAGCCGGGTGCCTGGGACAAGGCGACCGCCGGGCTCGCGATCGGTTCGGGGCCGTACCGGCAGACCGCCCACCATCCGAAGTCCAACACCACCTTCGCCGCCTATCCGGACTACAACGGCCCGCGCAAACCGGCCTTCGCGAGGATGAACTGGCTGACGATCGTCGACGCGGCCCCGCGCGTCGCCCGGATCTCGGGTTCCAGCGCGGGAGCGCAGATCTCCGACAACATCCCCTACGCCAACATCGAGCAGCTCGAGAGCAACGGACTGACGGTCGCGGGCGGCGCCGGGATGAACAACCTGTTCCTGATGTTCAACACCGCGCACAAGCCCTTCGACGACGTGCGGGTGCGCCAGGCCCTGCACTACGCGATCGACACCGGCAAGATGATCGAGGTGGCGCTCAAGGGCCACGGCAAACCCTCGACGTCGTTCCTGAACGAGGGCAACCCCGCCCACCGGCGCGCGAAGACCGTCTACGAGCACGACCCGGAGAAGGCGAAGGCGCTTCTGAAGGCGGCCGGGGTGAGCGGGCTGAGGATCAACATCCTGGCGGTGAACGTCAGTTGGATCCTCGACTGCCTGCCCACGATCAAGGCGTCCTGGGACGCGATCGGCGTACGGACGACCCTGGACCCGCAGGAGACGACCGCCGTATTCACCAAGATGGACCAGAAGCAGGACTACCAGGTCGTCGCCGCCGCCTCGAACCCCAACCAGTTCGGCCTCGACGCCGACCTGATCATGCACTACAACTACGGCCCCACCAACCTCTGGATGAACTACACCCGTTGGGCCGACGACGCCGTCGCCAGGCAGCTCTTCCGGGACATGGACCGGGCCACGCGGGAGCCGGACCCGGCCAGGAAGAAGACGATGGTCCAGGACTACATCGACACCGTCGCCGAACAGGCCGTGCTCTACCCGGTCGTCCACAACGAGCTGATGACGGCCTGGGACCCGAGGAAGCTCACCGGCATAAGGGCACAGCCCTACCCGGGCATCAACCTCCTGCGGGCGAAATGGGCCTGA
- a CDS encoding response regulator transcription factor, with protein MTAPASAPRVRVLLVDDQELIRTALSMVMADLADVEVVGEAAGGEEAVELAGELAPDVVVMDIRMPGMDGIEATRRITGTQGEVRVVVLTTFDDDAYVYAALRAGASGFLVKDMALDDIIGAVRVVAAGDALIAPSVTRRLIHDFAARPEQRSHRRELTGITDREREVLTLVGSGLSNAEIAARLCISVATAKTYLTRLLAKLDARDRVQLVIMAYEAGLVSP; from the coding sequence ATGACGGCGCCGGCGTCCGCACCGCGCGTCCGGGTCCTCCTGGTCGACGACCAGGAACTCATCCGGACCGCGCTGAGCATGGTCATGGCCGACCTGGCGGACGTGGAGGTCGTCGGCGAGGCGGCCGGCGGCGAGGAGGCGGTGGAGCTGGCGGGTGAACTCGCCCCGGACGTCGTGGTGATGGACATCCGGATGCCGGGCATGGACGGCATCGAGGCAACCCGCCGCATCACCGGCACGCAGGGCGAGGTACGCGTGGTCGTCCTGACGACCTTCGACGACGACGCCTACGTGTACGCCGCCCTGCGCGCCGGCGCGTCCGGCTTCCTCGTCAAGGACATGGCCCTCGACGACATCATCGGCGCGGTCCGGGTGGTGGCGGCCGGCGACGCGCTGATCGCCCCGAGCGTGACCCGCCGCCTGATCCACGACTTCGCGGCCCGTCCCGAACAGCGGTCCCACCGGCGGGAGTTGACGGGTATCACCGACCGCGAACGCGAGGTCCTCACCCTCGTCGGCAGCGGCCTGTCCAACGCGGAGATCGCCGCGCGGCTGTGCATCAGCGTCGCCACCGCCAAGACCTACCTGACCCGCCTCCTCGCCAAGCTGGACGCCCGGGACCGGGTGCAGCTGGTGATCATGGCGTACGAGGCGGGGCTGGTCTCCCCCTGA
- a CDS encoding ABC transporter permease, translating to MTTALTHPPARFTDLLAAEWIKLRSLRSTYWALGSSALALVAFNANAARADYANYPHYDGPVLRDFVYWALRDAFTQGAALMLVLAAASIGAIAVVGEYATGLIRTTFTAVPDRRALMTAKVAVVTAVMTVYGAVVAGASYAVTQAILDDRGQGVPIGHPGAWRVVAASALLAPVSALVGMGLGAVVRHSATTMVLTTFVLLLLPSFVTERYHWTACVRNALPFNAWVRLVDVGYGTHPFTLVPRYPTTVGGAWVVFAVWAGVSAVLTVVVVDRRDV from the coding sequence ATGACGACCGCCCTCACGCACCCGCCCGCGCGTTTCACCGACCTGCTGGCCGCCGAGTGGATCAAACTCCGTTCGCTGCGCTCCACTTACTGGGCCCTCGGCTCCAGCGCGCTGGCGCTGGTGGCCTTCAACGCGAACGCGGCCCGCGCCGACTACGCCAACTACCCGCACTACGACGGCCCCGTCCTGCGCGACTTCGTGTATTGGGCGCTGCGGGACGCCTTCACCCAGGGCGCCGCCCTGATGCTGGTGCTGGCGGCGGCGAGCATCGGCGCGATCGCGGTCGTCGGCGAGTACGCGACGGGCCTGATCCGTACGACGTTCACCGCCGTGCCCGACCGGCGGGCGCTGATGACGGCCAAGGTGGCCGTGGTGACGGCGGTGATGACGGTGTACGGCGCGGTCGTCGCCGGGGCCTCGTACGCGGTGACCCAGGCGATCCTCGACGACCGCGGCCAGGGCGTGCCGATCGGCCACCCGGGTGCCTGGCGGGTGGTCGCCGCGTCGGCGCTGCTGGCGCCGGTGAGCGCGCTGGTGGGGATGGGGCTGGGGGCGGTGGTCCGGCACAGTGCGACGACGATGGTGCTGACCACGTTCGTGCTGCTGCTCCTGCCGTCCTTCGTCACCGAGCGCTACCACTGGACGGCCTGCGTCCGGAACGCCCTTCCCTTCAACGCCTGGGTCCGCCTGGTGGACGTCGGGTACGGCACCCACCCCTTCACGCTCGTCCCGAGATACCCGACGACCGTGGGCGGCGCCTGGGTCGTGTTCGCGGTGTGGGCGGGGGTCTCGGCGGTGCTGACGGTGGTGGTCGTGGACCGCCGGGACGTGTGA
- a CDS encoding protein-tyrosine phosphatase family protein, with the protein MTDTWRPTDPGVLRLPSGRLVRGRGLRHPLDPAAPAPSYALYLLGRRPPSVPWESTWLRWPDFRLPADRQAARAALAEAWERAARERVEVACGGGRGRTGTALACLAVLDGVPAEEAVGFVRLHYDRRAVETPWQKRYVRHFAS; encoded by the coding sequence ATGACGGACACCTGGCGACCCACCGACCCCGGTGTGCTGCGGCTGCCGTCGGGCCGGCTGGTCCGCGGCCGCGGCCTGCGGCACCCCCTCGACCCCGCGGCGCCCGCGCCCTCGTACGCCCTCTACCTCCTCGGCCGCCGGCCGCCGTCCGTGCCCTGGGAGTCCACCTGGCTGCGCTGGCCCGACTTCCGCCTTCCCGCCGACCGCCAGGCCGCCCGCGCCGCCCTGGCCGAGGCCTGGGAGCGGGCAGCGCGGGAGCGCGTCGAGGTCGCCTGCGGAGGCGGCCGGGGACGCACCGGCACGGCGCTGGCCTGCCTGGCGGTGCTGGACGGCGTACCGGCCGAGGAGGCCGTGGGCTTCGTACGGCTTCACTACGACCGGCGCGCGGTGGAGACGCCGTGGCAGAAACGGTACGTACGCCACTTCGCTAGCTGA
- a CDS encoding ABC transporter permease → MIAVLRILLRRVALLVPLMLGIVLFVFLVMRFSDVDPASAFFQGANPTPRQLHDFRERNGLLDPLPVRYVHFVGDLLHGDLGTSALTRAPVVDQVTTALPLTLQLTFLGLGIAVVLSLLGGVTAAIHRDRLPDQIIRVVSLTGVAAPGFWLALLMIQYLAVDQGWFPTGGYINPADSLTGWLKTMTLPALALSLPVAAQLTRVVRTSVVEELDKDYVRTAIGSGLPPRVVVGRNVLRNALINPLTVLGLRVGYLLGGAVVIETIFSLPGMGKLMIDAVKNGDPAVVQGVVLTTATGFVVVNLVIDVLYLLVNPRLREAT, encoded by the coding sequence ATGATCGCCGTCCTGCGCATCCTGCTGCGCCGCGTCGCCCTCCTCGTGCCGCTGATGCTCGGCATCGTGCTCTTCGTCTTCCTGGTGATGCGCTTCTCGGACGTCGACCCGGCCAGCGCGTTCTTCCAGGGCGCCAACCCCACCCCGCGGCAACTGCACGACTTCCGCGAGCGCAACGGCCTGCTGGACCCGCTGCCCGTCCGCTACGTCCACTTCGTCGGCGACCTGCTCCACGGCGACCTGGGCACCAGCGCCCTGACCCGCGCCCCGGTCGTCGACCAGGTCACCACCGCGCTGCCCCTGACCCTCCAACTCACCTTCCTGGGCCTCGGCATCGCGGTCGTCCTGTCGCTGCTCGGCGGAGTGACGGCCGCGATCCACCGGGACCGGCTGCCCGACCAGATCATCCGCGTCGTCTCCCTCACCGGCGTCGCGGCCCCCGGCTTCTGGCTGGCGCTGCTGATGATCCAGTACCTGGCGGTCGACCAGGGCTGGTTCCCGACCGGCGGCTACATCAACCCGGCCGACTCGCTCACCGGCTGGCTGAAGACGATGACCCTGCCGGCGCTGGCGCTGTCCCTGCCGGTGGCGGCCCAGCTCACCCGGGTCGTACGGACGTCGGTGGTCGAGGAACTCGACAAGGACTACGTCCGCACGGCGATCGGCAGCGGACTGCCGCCGCGGGTCGTCGTGGGCCGCAACGTCCTGCGCAACGCCCTCATCAACCCGCTGACCGTGCTCGGCCTGCGGGTCGGCTACCTGCTCGGCGGCGCGGTCGTCATCGAGACGATCTTCTCGCTGCCCGGCATGGGCAAGCTGATGATCGACGCCGTGAAGAACGGCGACCCGGCCGTCGTCCAGGGCGTCGTCCTGACCACCGCGACCGGCTTCGTCGTCGTCAACCTCGTCATCGACGTGCTGTACCTGCTGGTCAACCCGCGACTGAGGGAAGCCACCTGA